One window of Candidatus Methylocalor cossyra genomic DNA carries:
- the recD gene encoding exodeoxyribonuclease V subunit alpha — MTGLDPWTESAASPDAEDSPLARQFAAYLCRLNGESDPAVIWATRLVCQAVAEGHVCLPLQDYAGRQLGDGTVTLPPLAEWVERLRRSDLVGQPGEFAPLILDRGPRLYLARYWNYEHNLAERLLAFAATPCEGVNRGRLRADLERLFPAQREIPDQQKLAAAVAVLRRFCIITGGPGTGKTSTVVRILAALQAQAGDRPLSIALAAPTGKAAARLQEAVRSARLDLPESMRQGIPECASTLHRLLGARPDSIRFHHGRDHPLPVEVVVVDEASMVDLALLGKLVDALPDKARLILLGDKDQLAAVEAGAVFADLCAHSGYSAEFAALLSEVSGVRCASAGLFVPALADCVVFLRHSHRFRPDSGIFALAGLVNQGRVRPALELLARGAHPDLVWVRSRETDRLAERMAEGYRAFLEAVQAGGDPRAILKLFDRFRVLTAHRDGERGARGVNRLFEEWLRQHRRIPPGSRWYAGRPVMVTRNDYALRLFNGDIGVALGHGAELKVYFEDAEGTLRGVAPARLPEHDTVYAMTVHKSQGSEFDEIVLLLPETESPVLDRPLLYTALTRARRRVEIRASQAILEAAIRRQPRRASGLAERLVGG, encoded by the coding sequence ATGACCGGCTTAGACCCCTGGACTGAGTCCGCCGCGTCTCCGGATGCGGAGGATTCCCCCTTGGCCCGGCAGTTCGCGGCCTATCTGTGCCGCTTGAACGGCGAGTCGGATCCGGCGGTGATCTGGGCCACCCGCTTGGTGTGCCAGGCGGTGGCGGAGGGGCACGTGTGCCTGCCCTTGCAGGACTATGCCGGCCGTCAGCTCGGCGACGGCACCGTGACTCTGCCGCCTTTGGCGGAGTGGGTGGAACGGCTGCGGCGCTCGGACCTGGTGGGCCAGCCCGGCGAGTTCGCCCCGTTGATCCTCGACCGCGGCCCGCGCCTGTACCTGGCCCGGTATTGGAATTACGAGCACAACCTGGCGGAACGGCTGCTCGCCTTCGCCGCGACGCCCTGCGAAGGGGTTAACCGGGGGCGGCTGCGCGCCGACCTGGAGCGGCTGTTCCCCGCCCAGCGGGAAATTCCCGACCAGCAAAAACTGGCCGCGGCGGTGGCGGTGTTGCGGCGCTTCTGCATCATCACCGGTGGCCCGGGGACCGGCAAGACCTCCACCGTGGTGCGCATCCTCGCCGCCCTCCAAGCCCAGGCCGGCGACCGGCCGCTCAGCATCGCCCTGGCCGCGCCGACCGGTAAGGCGGCGGCGCGGCTGCAGGAGGCCGTGCGCAGCGCCCGGCTGGACCTGCCCGAATCCATGCGCCAAGGGATTCCCGAGTGCGCCTCCACCCTCCACCGGCTGCTGGGAGCGCGCCCCGATTCGATCCGGTTCCACCATGGCCGCGACCATCCCTTGCCGGTGGAGGTGGTGGTGGTGGACGAAGCTTCCATGGTCGATCTGGCGCTGTTGGGCAAGCTGGTGGATGCCTTGCCGGACAAGGCCCGGCTGATTCTGTTGGGGGACAAGGATCAATTGGCGGCGGTGGAGGCGGGCGCGGTGTTTGCCGATCTGTGTGCGCATTCGGGCTACAGTGCGGAGTTCGCCGCCTTGCTGAGCGAGGTGTCCGGCGTCCGTTGCGCCAGCGCTGGGCTGTTCGTGCCGGCCCTGGCGGACTGCGTGGTGTTCCTGAGGCACAGTCACCGGTTCCGCCCCGACAGCGGCATCTTTGCCCTGGCCGGCTTGGTCAACCAGGGCCGGGTCCGGCCGGCGCTGGAGCTGTTGGCCCGGGGCGCGCATCCGGACCTGGTCTGGGTGCGGAGTCGGGAAACCGACCGCCTGGCGGAGCGGATGGCCGAGGGGTACCGGGCGTTTCTCGAAGCGGTGCAGGCGGGTGGCGACCCGCGCGCGATTCTGAAGCTGTTCGACCGCTTTCGGGTGCTCACCGCCCACCGGGACGGGGAGCGGGGCGCGCGGGGGGTGAATCGGCTGTTCGAGGAATGGCTCCGGCAGCACCGTCGCATCCCGCCCGGCAGCCGTTGGTATGCGGGTCGTCCGGTGATGGTGACCCGCAACGATTACGCTCTCCGGCTGTTCAACGGCGACATCGGCGTCGCCCTGGGACACGGCGCCGAGCTCAAAGTCTATTTCGAGGATGCTGAGGGGACACTGCGGGGGGTGGCGCCGGCGCGTCTCCCCGAGCACGATACGGTCTATGCCATGACCGTGCACAAGAGCCAGGGATCGGAGTTCGACGAGATCGTCTTGCTGCTGCCCGAGACCGAGAGCCCGGTGCTGGATCGCCCGCTGCTCTACACCGCCCTCACCCGGGCCCGCCGGCGGGTCGAAATCCGCGCTTCCCAGGCCATCCTGGAGGCGGCCATCCGGCGCCAGCCACGGCGTGCCTCGGGGCTTGCGGAACGGCTGGTCGGGGGCTGA
- the lysS gene encoding lysine--tRNA ligase produces MSEGQATGTASAPHEDNRLIAQRRDKLAALRAQGVAYPNDFRRDALAGELHARYGNAEAAELEGLAVAVKLAGRLMSKRVMGKAAFAHLQDMSGRIQLFLQRDALPDGLYEAFKDWDLGDIVAAEGVVFKTKTGELSVKVHSARLLTKSLRPLPEKFHGLTDAELRHRQRYLDLLMNEDSRRVFLRRSAIVRYLREFLTARGFLEVETPMMQAIPGGARAKPFVTHHNALGLDLYLRIAPELYLKRLVVGGFEKVFEINRSFRNEGLSTKHNPEFTMLEFYQAYADYRDLMDLTEELMRGMAQTLLGATRVEYQGRSYDLGQPFRRMTVLESILHYNPTIQPEHLADRDSAARVAEQLGIKVAAGDGLGKIQTEIFEKTVEDRLFEPTFITAYPAEVSPLARRSDHDPFITDRFEFFVGGKELANGFSELNDPEDQAERFRKQMEDQAAGDEEAMHYDADYIRALEYGLPPTAGEGIGIDRLVMFFTDSPSIRDVILFPHMRPVT; encoded by the coding sequence ATGAGCGAAGGACAAGCGACGGGCACGGCGTCGGCGCCCCACGAAGACAACCGGCTCATCGCCCAGCGTCGGGACAAGTTGGCCGCCTTGCGGGCGCAGGGGGTGGCATATCCCAACGATTTCCGCCGTGACGCCCTGGCCGGGGAGCTGCACGCTCGGTACGGCAACGCCGAGGCGGCGGAGCTGGAAGGCTTGGCGGTGGCGGTGAAGCTGGCCGGGCGGCTGATGAGCAAACGGGTCATGGGCAAGGCCGCGTTCGCCCATCTCCAGGACATGTCGGGGCGGATTCAGCTGTTCCTGCAGCGGGATGCGCTGCCGGACGGCCTCTACGAGGCGTTTAAGGACTGGGATCTGGGGGATATCGTGGCGGCGGAGGGCGTCGTGTTCAAGACCAAGACCGGCGAGTTGTCGGTCAAGGTCCATTCGGCCCGCCTCCTGACCAAGTCCCTACGCCCCTTGCCGGAAAAGTTCCACGGCCTCACTGATGCCGAGCTTCGCCACCGGCAACGCTACCTGGATCTCCTCATGAACGAGGACTCCCGGCGGGTGTTCCTGCGCCGCAGCGCCATCGTCCGCTACCTCCGCGAATTCCTGACCGCGCGCGGCTTCCTGGAAGTGGAAACGCCTATGATGCAGGCGATTCCCGGTGGGGCGCGGGCCAAGCCCTTCGTCACCCATCATAACGCCCTGGGGCTGGATCTTTACCTGCGCATCGCCCCGGAGCTGTATCTGAAACGGCTGGTGGTAGGCGGTTTCGAGAAGGTGTTCGAGATCAACCGCAGCTTCCGCAATGAGGGGCTTTCCACCAAGCACAATCCCGAGTTCACCATGTTGGAGTTCTATCAGGCCTATGCCGATTACCGGGACCTGATGGATCTCACCGAGGAGCTCATGCGCGGGATGGCCCAAACCCTCTTGGGAGCCACCCGGGTCGAGTACCAGGGGCGCAGCTACGACCTGGGCCAGCCGTTCCGGCGCATGACGGTGCTCGAATCCATCCTGCACTACAATCCGACCATTCAGCCGGAACACTTGGCGGACCGGGACAGCGCAGCGCGCGTCGCTGAGCAGCTGGGTATCAAGGTGGCCGCTGGGGATGGCCTCGGCAAGATCCAGACCGAGATTTTCGAGAAGACCGTTGAGGACCGGCTGTTCGAACCCACCTTCATCACCGCCTATCCCGCCGAGGTTTCGCCCTTGGCGCGGCGCAGCGACCACGATCCCTTCATCACCGACCGGTTCGAATTCTTCGTCGGCGGGAAGGAGTTGGCCAACGGCTTTTCCGAGCTCAACGATCCGGAAGACCAAGCCGAAAGGTTCCGCAAGCAGATGGAAGATCAGGCGGCGGGCGACGAGGAGGCCATGCACTACGATGCCGACTACATCCGTGCCCTGGAATACGGCCTGCCGCCCACGGCGGGGGAGGGCATCGGCATCGATCGGCTGGTGATGTTCTTCACCGACTCGCCGTCGATCCGCGATGTGATCCTGTTCCCGCACATGCGCCCGGTAACGTAA
- a CDS encoding glycosyltransferase, translated as MTLLRYLVVGCLNTVLGYGLIYAAMYFLQFPVLEANALGYAGAVLVGFALNRRWTFASQDHALGSLIRYFAVLAVAYGANLAMVMYAVEGLALDHYWAQATGAGPYVLIGFLGSRYYAFRGRRRVSALAVPEVAPEPDPLPLIHRPIDLSIVVPCYNEEAVLPETMRRLSGLLEKLMKMGMISTESCVVYVDDGSRDGTWRLIESLAARSPWVRGIKLSRNRGHQNALLAGLFTAEGEAVITVDADLQDDLLAIERMIELYVSGREIVYGVRKSRHSDTFFKRFSAQLYYRVLQMMGVEIIYNHADYRLMGRAAIEALREFQESNLFLRGIIPQLGFPFGVVYYDRAERFAGESKYPLRKMLSLAWQGVTSFSTIPLRLITGLGILMSLGSLLVTVWIVWIKLFTDRAVPGWASIVVPIYTLGGIQLLCLGIMGEYLAKIYTETKRRPRYVIEKTVGQRPAPHLRPAMESMEAQVS; from the coding sequence ATGACCCTGCTGCGCTACTTGGTGGTGGGATGCCTGAATACCGTACTCGGCTACGGCCTCATTTATGCCGCGATGTATTTTCTGCAATTCCCGGTGCTGGAGGCCAATGCCCTCGGGTACGCCGGTGCCGTTCTGGTGGGGTTCGCGCTCAACAGGCGTTGGACGTTTGCCAGCCAGGACCACGCCTTAGGCAGCTTGATACGGTACTTCGCGGTGCTCGCGGTCGCCTACGGGGCCAATCTGGCCATGGTCATGTATGCGGTCGAGGGGTTGGCGCTGGACCATTATTGGGCCCAGGCGACCGGTGCCGGGCCCTATGTCCTGATCGGCTTTCTGGGCAGCCGCTATTACGCCTTTCGCGGGCGGAGACGCGTTTCTGCCCTGGCGGTGCCGGAAGTCGCCCCCGAGCCGGATCCTCTACCGCTCATCCATCGCCCGATCGATCTCAGCATCGTGGTGCCCTGCTATAACGAGGAAGCGGTGCTGCCGGAAACGATGCGACGGCTGTCGGGGCTGCTGGAAAAACTCATGAAAATGGGCATGATCTCGACGGAGAGCTGTGTGGTCTACGTCGACGATGGCAGCCGTGACGGGACCTGGCGCTTGATCGAGTCCCTGGCGGCGCGCAGCCCCTGGGTCCGCGGGATCAAGCTGTCTCGCAATCGGGGCCATCAGAATGCCCTGCTGGCGGGGCTATTCACCGCCGAGGGCGAGGCGGTGATCACTGTGGATGCCGATCTGCAGGATGATCTGCTCGCCATCGAGAGAATGATCGAATTGTATGTGAGCGGTCGGGAAATCGTTTACGGCGTGCGCAAGTCGCGCCACTCGGATACCTTTTTTAAGCGTTTTTCCGCGCAGCTTTATTATCGCGTGCTGCAGATGATGGGGGTGGAGATCATCTACAACCATGCGGACTATCGATTGATGGGGCGGGCCGCCATTGAGGCATTGCGGGAATTCCAGGAGTCCAATCTGTTTCTCCGGGGTATCATTCCCCAGCTCGGTTTTCCCTTCGGTGTAGTGTATTACGATCGGGCAGAACGGTTCGCCGGGGAATCGAAATACCCATTAAGAAAAATGCTATCCCTGGCCTGGCAGGGGGTGACATCCTTTTCGACGATTCCCTTGCGCTTGATCACCGGGCTTGGAATCCTCATGTCCCTGGGCAGTTTGCTGGTGACGGTGTGGATCGTCTGGATCAAACTGTTCACGGACCGGGCCGTACCTGGGTGGGCGTCAATCGTGGTACCGATTTATACGCTAGGCGGTATCCAATTGCTTTGCCTTGGCATCATGGGTGAATACCTGGCGAAGATATATACCGAAACCAAGCGCCGGCCCAGGTATGTCATAGAGAAAACAGTCGGTCAGCGGCCGGCCCCCCACTTGCGGCCCGCCATGGAATCCATGGAAGCGCAGGTGTCCTGA
- a CDS encoding class I SAM-dependent methyltransferase, with protein MMLDSTAMTPAEFDQFADAYRTLHHQNIRFSGESPEFFAEYKVKDAWELLWKQGKSATWILDFGAGIGTSVAPFRKYFPRASLTCLDVSEKSLAVGRARYPDLAEFRAFDGKRIPFPENTFDLIFAAGVFHHIPHGEHLDLLREWRRVLRPGGTALLFEHNPFNPITRHAVNTCPFDDNAHLIYPSELRRRLREAGFEQIGLRYRLFVPGFLRFLRPLERWLSACPLGAQYFVHGVKIAP; from the coding sequence ATGATGCTTGACTCTACCGCCATGACCCCTGCCGAGTTCGACCAGTTTGCCGATGCATATCGTACGCTGCATCACCAAAACATCCGATTTTCCGGAGAAAGCCCGGAATTTTTTGCCGAGTACAAGGTAAAGGACGCCTGGGAGCTATTGTGGAAACAGGGGAAATCCGCCACGTGGATACTGGATTTCGGAGCGGGAATCGGGACTTCCGTCGCCCCGTTTCGGAAATATTTCCCCAGGGCTTCTCTCACTTGCCTCGACGTTTCCGAAAAGAGCCTTGCCGTGGGGCGTGCCCGTTACCCCGACCTGGCCGAGTTTCGCGCCTTCGACGGCAAGAGGATTCCGTTTCCGGAAAATACCTTCGATCTGATCTTCGCGGCTGGTGTTTTCCATCATATCCCGCACGGCGAGCACCTCGATCTCCTCCGGGAGTGGCGGCGGGTGCTACGGCCGGGCGGCACGGCGCTTCTGTTCGAGCACAATCCCTTCAATCCGATTACGCGGCACGCCGTGAATACCTGCCCCTTCGATGACAATGCGCACTTGATTTACCCTTCCGAGCTGCGGCGAAGGTTGCGGGAAGCCGGTTTCGAGCAGATCGGCCTTCGCTATCGCCTGTTCGTGCCTGGGTTCTTGAGGTTCCTCAGACCCCTGGAGCGGTGGTTGTCCGCCTGCCCGCTGGGGGCGCAGTATTTTGTCCACGGTGTGAAGATAGCCCCATGA
- the prfB gene encoding peptide chain release factor 2 (programmed frameshift) has translation MRELNPLFSQIKDLKSREQALRGYLDFETKQERLTEVLKELEDPRIWDDPERAQALGKERTQLEGVVHTLTRLHQGLTDAEELLVLAAEEQDAEGVESVALDLTRLEKEIAGLEFRRMFSGEMDANNAFLDIQAGSGGTEAQDWAEMLERMYLRWGERRGFKTELVEESPGEVAGIKSATIRFEGEYAYGWLRTETGVHRLVRKSPFDSGNRRHTSFSSVFVSPEVDDNVAIDINPADLRTDVYRASGAGGQHVNRTESAVRITHLPTGIVVQCQSQRSQHANRDFCMKQLRAKLYELEMQKRNAEKQKLEDAKSDIGWGSQIRSYVLDQSRVKDLRTGVESGNPQAVLDGDLDMFIEASLKSGL, from the exons ATGCGCGAGCTGAATCCCCTCTTTAGCCAGATCAAAGACCTGAAGAGCCGCGAACAGGCTCTTAGGGGGTATCTT GACTTCGAAACCAAACAGGAACGCTTGACCGAAGTTTTGAAGGAGCTGGAAGATCCCCGTATCTGGGACGACCCGGAGCGCGCCCAGGCTTTAGGCAAGGAAAGGACCCAACTGGAAGGGGTGGTGCACACCCTGACCCGGCTCCATCAGGGCCTTACCGACGCCGAGGAGCTGTTGGTCCTGGCGGCAGAGGAACAGGACGCGGAGGGGGTGGAGTCGGTGGCCCTTGATCTGACCCGGCTCGAAAAGGAGATCGCCGGCCTGGAATTTCGCCGCATGTTTTCCGGGGAGATGGACGCCAACAACGCCTTCCTCGACATCCAGGCCGGTTCCGGTGGCACTGAGGCCCAGGACTGGGCCGAGATGCTGGAGCGCATGTATTTGCGCTGGGGCGAGCGGCGCGGGTTCAAGACCGAGCTGGTGGAAGAATCCCCGGGCGAGGTGGCGGGTATCAAGAGCGCCACTATCCGCTTCGAGGGTGAGTATGCCTACGGTTGGTTGCGCACCGAGACCGGGGTGCACCGGCTGGTGCGGAAGTCGCCGTTCGATTCCGGTAATCGCCGGCACACCTCGTTTTCGTCGGTGTTCGTTTCGCCCGAGGTGGACGACAATGTCGCCATCGACATCAACCCGGCCGATCTTCGCACCGACGTGTACCGGGCCAGCGGCGCCGGTGGCCAGCACGTCAACCGCACTGAATCGGCGGTGCGCATCACCCACCTTCCCACTGGCATCGTGGTGCAATGCCAGAGCCAGCGCTCCCAGCACGCCAACCGGGATTTCTGCATGAAACAATTGCGCGCCAAGCTCTACGAACTGGAGATGCAAAAGCGCAACGCGGAAAAGCAGAAGCTGGAGGATGCCAAGTCCGACATCGGCTGGGGCAGTCAGATCCGCTCCTATGTGCTCGATCAATCCCGGGTCAAGGACCTGCGCACCGGGGTCGAGAGCGGAAACCCGCAGGCGGTGCTGGACGGCGATCTGGATATGTTCATCGAAGCCAGTTTGAAGAGTGGTTTGTAA
- a CDS encoding adenylate/guanylate cyclase domain-containing protein, which translates to MPAEPLDPKRSTLLSVMFADIAGSTRLYETLGDASASRIVETCIEHMDGATRLNGGTTVQVVGDETLSTFPDPELGLQAAVEMMRRVTSEAAAGQPLALRIGLHHGPLLMRENLGVGGPSRVFGSTVNTAARIVALAKARQILISAETLTLLPSHWRDSARHLDAFSLKGKREETAICEILWERREHTTLLRALPTPRPARLQLHYRQRCHVVDERTKYLTLGREPGNDIVIEDRRVSRRHARIEHRRGKFVLVDTSTNGSFVTVEGYGEIALRLEEFVLHGRGHIRLGRVDDGSADATLSFEVL; encoded by the coding sequence ATGCCTGCCGAACCGTTGGACCCGAAACGCTCGACCCTTCTGTCGGTCATGTTCGCCGACATCGCTGGCAGCACCCGCTTGTATGAAACCCTAGGCGATGCCTCGGCGTCGCGGATCGTGGAGACCTGTATCGAACACATGGATGGCGCCACCCGACTTAACGGCGGCACCACCGTCCAAGTGGTCGGCGACGAAACCCTATCCACCTTTCCTGACCCGGAGCTGGGTCTTCAGGCCGCCGTCGAGATGATGCGTCGCGTCACTTCTGAAGCGGCGGCCGGTCAGCCCCTGGCGTTGCGCATCGGGCTCCATCACGGCCCGCTGCTGATGCGGGAGAACCTCGGGGTGGGCGGCCCGTCCCGGGTGTTTGGCAGCACCGTGAACACCGCCGCGCGCATCGTGGCCTTGGCTAAAGCCCGCCAGATCCTGATCAGTGCCGAGACCCTGACCCTACTGCCTTCCCACTGGCGCGACTCGGCCCGCCACTTGGACGCCTTCAGCCTCAAGGGCAAGCGCGAGGAGACGGCAATCTGCGAGATCCTGTGGGAGCGGCGCGAGCACACCACTCTGCTTCGGGCGCTTCCGACGCCGCGGCCGGCCCGCCTGCAGCTCCATTACCGGCAGCGGTGCCACGTGGTGGACGAGCGTACCAAGTACCTGACCCTGGGGCGGGAGCCCGGTAACGACATCGTGATCGAGGACCGCCGGGTGTCGCGCCGCCATGCCCGGATCGAGCATCGCCGCGGCAAGTTCGTGCTGGTGGACACCAGCACTAACGGCAGTTTCGTCACCGTCGAAGGCTACGGCGAGATCGCCCTGCGTCTCGAAGAGTTCGTGCTCCATGGGCGCGGCCATATCCGCCTAGGACGGGTGGACGACGGCAGCGCCGACGCCACCTTGTCGTTCGAAGTGCTATGA